The DNA segment tgttgaccatcttgtAAGCTATTTCAGGGAGGTGGTTGGTGCTAAGCTTAGAAAGGAACCACTACTTAAAGCAGTTAATCTGCCATATCAGTGTAGTATTGTAAACCAGAATAGAGTTGCAGAGACTattatgctatacaataggactttAGGTACTGTGTGTACTTGATAAATTAGTAACCAGTATTATCTTCACAAGATTTTCCCATCTGtttttccctcttcctcttcACAATCTTCTTATTCTAAAAAGAGATATTATTTCTGTACTAAAGGGGGAAATTAACTCATGCCAAAGATATCACCTGGGAAAAGAtcaatttaaaattacaaaataaaaagttgggtTGCTCACTTGGAATAAAGTACTGAATTGGTCAGTAGTAGACTcctttctcggagaaggcaatggcaccccactccagtactcttgcctggagaatcccatggatggaggagcctggtgggctgcagtccatggggtcgagaagagtcagacacgactgagcgacttcactttcacttttcattttcatgcattggagaaggaaatggcaacccactccagtgttcttgcctggagaatcccagggacgggggagcctgatgggctgccgtctctggggttgcacagagtcggacacaactgaagcgacatagcagcagcagcagactcctttctgtagtccatggggtttcgaagagtcagacacgattgaagcgacttagcagcagcagcagactccttCCAGAATCCAAGTAAAAAACGCCTTTGCTTTCACATGGTGCGTATCCCCTCAAGTAACCTGTCCTTGCATGTATTTGTTttgtctgtattcccatctcaaAGTGTCAAGCTGTTGGAATAAGATCTCAGattcagaatatttattttgtccAGTGACACAAACCTAGATGCTCAGACATTTTTAAGTGGAGATCACAATCCCTTAATATTCCCTTACAGTTCTTACCTTACAACAAAGGTCAAACTCTCACCTTAATTGCAGGCTATTTAAAACAGGTATGTTTTCTGCAGCATTTAGTTAAGTGAGAATTAAATCTAAGTGGATAATAAGCAAGGTCTGGTTTTGGCAAGAAGTTGTAAGGACACCTTGAATAAGGCTGTCCTCTGATCAGCTTTTCCCAACGCAAAGCAGTCATTCTGCAGCTATTccatgaaaacaaacagaaaagatctTTCTGGTCAAAATCAGTAAAATACTGCATATTATATACTCTGCCTTGTAGATTCACATCATATAAGCATGTTATAATGATATGCTAATTCATATCACTAGcaatgaaagggcttccctggtagctcagctggtaaagaatctgcctgcaatgcaggagaccctggtttgattcctggatcgggaagattccatggagaaggaataggccacccattccagtattcttgggcttccctggtggctcagatggtaaagaatctgcctgcgatgtgggagacctgggttcaatccctgggtcaggaagatcccatggaggaggacatggcaacccactccagtattcttgcctggagaatcccatgggcagaggagcctggcaggctacagtccatggggtcgcaaagagtcggacacaactgagcgactaggcacagcacacagcacagcaatgAAAAGTGTTGCAAAGTTCTGGTTTCTAGTAATGGAGGAGTAACTTCTATTAGACAAGCCCTTCCACAGATAACAGCTAaaaattctgggaaaaaaaatttttttaaactacctGAAGACACtagaaagcaatgaaaagcagGCAGAAATCTGAGTACAGCCTACATTTGGAAGAAGGGATTGGCACTAGGTAagtttccatttttagtttttctgcTGAAGAGAGGCTCTGATCTCTATAGCACGGAGGCTGAAATTCAATAGAAAACTCTAGGCTTTATCTGCTTGAAGAACCAAAGGACAAAGTTCAGAGTGACCAGAGCAGCTTGTAAGAATGGAGAGAATCCTAGGCAGAAGAGAGGCTCTAAGGAAGAGTTTTAATTCCACACAGAAACTCTAATCACATCTTTGGCTGCCCTTGAATTATATATGCATGAGCAGATGCTAAAAGAACTGAGCAGAAACTTCAGCTGCTGCTTGCTTGTCAGTCTGACCAAGTTTACTGCCTACTAAAGCAAAAGGTCAGTACTCTTAGAGTAGCAGTCCCCAACCTCTCTGGTACCAGAGaccaatttcatggaagacaatttttccatgaagTGAGGAGTGGGAGGGGGTGGCTGCAGGATGACTGAGGcatgtttcttttgttgtgcactttatttctgttattattacatcagctccacctcagatcattaggcattagatcccgagtttggggacccctgctttagagGAATATGATCCAGAGTCTCTTCAACCATTAACAGTGTCTAGGATACAATAAAAATTGGTAGACATACTAAGAAATACAAATGCAATCCACATTCAAGAGAAAAGGCAATCAATGGGAACTCATCTCAAAATGATCAAGACATTGGTATCAGTAGACAAAAGTTATAAAGCAGCTATGCTCAGGGATAGAAATGGAAACATGCTTGAAATGAATGGACACAGAAATCCATGCCCATACAAATCACAACCAaattcccaaaaaacaaaaaacaaaggaaaggtcTTGAAAACAGCAAGAAAGAAAGTTACCTTACATATTTAAGGGAAAAACTATTCAAATGACCACAGATTTCACATCAGAAACCACagaggccagaaaggaatgggtAACATTCTCCAAGTCCTGAAAGAAAAAACAGTGAACCCAGAATTCAATATTCACTGAGAATATCCTTCAAGAATGCAGAGGAAATAAAGTCATTCTGagataaaaactaagaaaatgtgTTGTGAGAAGACCTACTCTAAAAGAATGGATATGGAgtgtttcttaaaaagaaagaaatcttggaACATTGGAAAGTAAGGAATAACAAAGGAGAgagcaaatattaatatatatggaaAATGCAATGAATTTCTTCCTAATCTTGAGTCTTCTAAACTTTGGTTGGATGGTTGAATCAAAAATTGTATACTATCTGATGTGATTCTCAATAGGTAGAGGAAATACTTAAGACAACCATAATAAAATTTGGTGGGTGGGGGAAGAGAATATAAATGGTGTAGGGGAGAGGAAGTAAATTTGAATATAAGAGTTTTGTGAGAGAACTTTGTGGTAATGCACAAAGTTggatcttgattgtggtggtggtatCATGAATCTATACATGATAAAGTGGCAGAGAACTATAAGCTTGCATTGCACCATTGCCAGTTTTATATTATACTATACTTatgcaagggcttccctgctggctcagtggtaaagaatctgcctgcaatgcaggagccacaggagacctgggtgtgatccctgggttgggaagatcccctggaggggggcatggcaacccattcaggtattcttgcctggagaatctcatgggcagaggaacctggtgggctgcagtccatagggttgcaaagagttgggcatgactgaagtgacttagcatgcatgcacacacacacatatttatgcaTGATATCATCATTGGGGCATACTGGGTCAAAAGTACATGATACCTCTGTACCATCTTTGCAACTTCCTATGAGCCTGTATTATTTCAaaactacacttttttttttttaagtagaagaaGAGggaatataaaatacagaaatattcaCTGACTTGAATTCTTActtactaaaaatatatataattttaaaaaatgaacagagcctcagTGACCTGGGAGCAGTATCAAAAGCTCAAACACATTGTAAATGGAGTtctagaaagagaagagagaatgagGCAGAAAAATATTTGGAGACACAATGGCTAAAAATGCTCCAAGTTTGGTAGAAGACATACATTTATAGATTCAAGAGGTTCAGTAAGCCTAAagtacaactttttaaaaaaacatacactTGAGTATATCATAAGTAAACTGccaaaaccaaagataaagagaaaatcttgaaaatggccagaaacaaaaaaacacattaCATACAAGGAAACAATAACACGACTACTGCTGactactatcttttttttttttttttcctctattatgcaatgtgcaggatcttagttcccagggtTGAAACCCAACTCCAGCAGCAAGAgggccgagtcctaaccactggaccaccagggaactcccctaaCTACTGTCTAAACATCATAAGTTACTGAGGCAAAAACACAGTAGAATAACATCTTTAGAGTGTCAAAATGAAAAATCTATCAACCCAGAATTCTACACCCAGGGaatatatctttcaaaaatgaaaattatatagactatttttagaaaaatgaaaacaagaatttatcatcagCAGACCCACACTAAAGAATtactaaaggaagttcttcaggaTGAGGTAGAGGATGCCTGGTGGAAACTTAGACTTCAGGAGAGGATGACGAACACTGGAAAACTacttgtgatttctttctttctttcataagatttttaatttgaaatatggTCTAAGAAACACGAATGTAGTAcatcttcatttctttaaaatacttatGATTATATAAAACCAAACTGTAAACATTATATTGTGGACTTATAGTAATATGTATAATTAATTGTGACAGAGGAAATGCAGGTTGTGTGTGGTCAGTAAAATGGAGCTGCCTGGAGGGGCCAGGGCATGGTGGGCACTGTGACATGTCTAGACCACTTGGAAATTAAACTGAATGagctaatatatataaaattacatgACCATGTGCTTgagtcatatattttaaaaaatgtcaaaagtACTTGCCAATTAAGATCAATCTGAAATGAAATATGATATGCCTGAAATTGATAATATAAATCAGTGACAAAATATATAACTTATACAGATTCAATTTACCCAATATCATGGCTCTATCGCATAATAGGACATTCACAATTAGTGTTATTACACCTACGCAACATAAAATACCATtaacatttcccaggagacaaaAAGTAGGTGAAAAAGACTAAATGAACAATTAAATTAAGATTCAATGAATATTGACACTGCTCAGATGCTAATTATCTTTTTCtgtgtggaaaaaataaaaatccaaccaTTCATCCATAATGAATTATGTTTTCtcaaagattgtgtgtgtgtgctcagctggtCAGTCACGtgcaaactctttgtgaccccatggattatagcccacctggctcctctgttcatgggatcctctgggcaagaatactggagtagattgccatttcctcctccagggaatcttcccaacccagggatcaaacctgtgtctcttgtgtctcctgtattgggaggcaggttctctatcactagcgccacctgggaaggctttcttgagaatgagtgagtgagtgaagtcgctcagtcgtgtccaattctttgcgaccccatggactgtagcccaccaggctcctccgtagcccaccaggctcctccttccatgggattcttcaggcaagtgtactagagtgggttgccatttccttcttcaggggatcttctcaacccagggatcgaacccaggtctcctgcattgcagtcagacgctttaacctctgagccaccagggaagcccccttcttgAGAATAATTTACTATAAATACAGAGTTCTGTAATAACtagcagttttattattttttaatatttatttgactgagcCAGGGGTCTTAGGAGGGGTAAGCGGGATCTGTAGTTGTGaaatgtgagatctagttccctgatcaaggattaaacccaggcaCCTCTCTCCACGTTgcgagcgtggagtcttagccactggaccaccaaaggaAGTCTTTTTCTAACTTACACTGCATCTGCTTTGATTGCTTAATTTTGGTTCCCTTCTATACTATAGAGTATGGTGCCAGCTTAGATCCTATATGGAGGAAAAACCATGACAGTTTTGAAACAGTCTCTGATCCTTCTGGCAATATAAAGGTACGGTACTCAGAGTACACACTTTAGAGAAATCTGACAGCATTTTCAATAATAAACAAACTGTCGACTAAAAAATTAGTTTACAACCTGAAAGCAGAGAGTGTTTTATTCGGTGGGAGAATCTTAGGACTTCAAGTCTAGGAGACAGGATCTCAGGTAGACCTGAGCGACTGCTCCAAGGAGGAGGGAGTCAGGCTACACCCAAGTTTGTAACAAAGGGGGCAGGCGCTTGAAcatcaaagattattgttaagtaaggaaaaccagatagCAAGGTAAGGATTTATCAttcttctatgtatgggaagaagCAAGAGTCTGGGATTTTTGaagtcattcctttcatatgcatctcagctatctgggccAGCGTCTGTATCTGTTTTTTGACTTTTCACTGCCCTCCTCCCCTCACTCCCACCCAGCTCCTTGGCAATCACCGTAGGGGGCATGGTGGCATGTGCTGGATTGCAGGTATTGTTTTCCCCCTTGGGAGACTTCATTCACACTTGGAGGCCTGAAATCGCTAATAGCTGTTACATCCTTATTTACTGATATTCCATtccacaaaacttaaaaaaattcttccccactgaaaaactaacaaaaaaaaacctgggaAAGAGACTTTCAGAACAATGTCTACAACACAAATAATATACACAAATAGCTTCCAAAATAACTTTTATTActatataaaaacaagaaaaaaatagatgcatattttttctacaaaattacaaaatattcaaGCTATTTAACATTTTTGCATAAATGTATTGAGATTAAAAAGGTAGATTTTAAACAGAGGAATCTTTCCCACTTAAAGTTTTCAGGTACTTTGTAGAGGATAAAGAAGTTTTCATTCTTCTATACTTTCCTATGTGTAGCTCGAAGACATAGCAGTAACAGTTTTCTGTCAGAGTTATCTAAAAAAGGACATACAAAGATAAAAATTCCATCTTGCTGCAATAAAATTAGCAAAAAGCTTTACTTCAGGCTTTCAAATTTGGCAGTTGCGGTCTATCAGTTTTGCACTGGAATTTCCAACTCAGCAGGGAAAGAGCCTAATTAAAAGCAAGACATCCTCTTTATTTTGTCCTTTAGAAACAAAAATCACTTGTCAGTATTCCTGAAAAAGTGCGATTATCTCCTTTGTCATTTGATCATAAGGTCTGAGATACTGTTTCTAACCCGCACAGCTTAAATGAaaccaggagaagaaagggaggaaggtaCTTTGGAGGGTGGATTCAGTTTGACACAATGAGCACAGGAATTTGTACAGTTTTgataacattaatttaaaaagtataatcaTCTGAGTTTCTCAATAAACCCTTCGAGACAAAAGGCTTTAGTGTTGATTTAGATGCGTGTTAAAATATagctttttttcctgaaattataTTATGGGGTAAGGCAAGCCAGACTATCTCTGTAGATGATATAAGCTATAATTATTTGGGAAGATTTCAATCACTGTTTTGGAATTGACACCTAAGGCTTTCTTCTCCCGTGTTCTTTTTGTGGACtttttaatgagatattttggggggagatgctttAGGTAGGAAATACCAGCTTTTGAAAGATAAAGGTATAATTATCATTAGAATAAAAGGTCCATTAAGAGAATCTCAAACAGAAAGgtttctagatatattttactatgcATTGTTTTCACAAAggttgagaaagaaagaaaagaagttctTATAATATCTGTAAGATGAACCTCACATTAACCCACAAGAGGGATAAAATAAAGGGCTAAGATGAGGAGTGCTCCAATACTTCTCAATGGGGCAGCACAGCCTAGTGCCAAACCCATAATTAACTTTTCATTGATAATCTCTTTCCTGAACTGTAGGAAATGGAATGGCAGCTTCAATTCTTGGGGTGGTCATTAACCCCTTGCCCCCCAAAATACCTGGAATTTTGTGCACCTCTATGTAATGAAACATCCATTTACCAAAATATGTTTCTGTGTGACAATTCAATTCCTCCTTCCACTTAGGACCCAAATTGCAGCAGGCTCTACTTCTACTGAATTTATGTGCATATTGCATACATATATGCCAGGCACTAGGCTGGGCACTGGGGATCCCTATGACTATTGCCAAAATTTTGGAAACAGAATGAAGAAGACAACAGTGTTTTGGCGAGTGACTCAAATGATTATCATCAAATTTCAGGGATGTGATGAAGAGTAGCTTGTACTCAGTCTATGGGCATAATAACCAGTTACCCTAAAAGGAAATTCGCTAAACACCAAAAACGTTAAGTTTATTTGGTAGAAACAGTTTAAAATTGCAGGGAAACCAAAAATTAACCCTCAGATAAAAATACATTGTTTCAGCATAGGCACCACTCTAGGTTTTACCAGGCCAGAGTCTATACAGAGATCTCATGCATGAAAACTATCATCTCTGAGTCTTAATTCACTACTGAGAACCCAAAACACAAGATAGCCCCGAGAATTCCATCCAAATCAGGAAGGACCCTAGCTCTTGCTCCCTGGGAAGGGCAGACCATGAAGTTCATCTCTCCTACCTCCAAACCCAAAGCTGTTTAGCAGCTAAGATTCTGAAGAACCGAATTGATAATTGATGAACTTTGAAAGCTATAGATGTTCTTGCCTAAACCTCTCTTTATTACCAAGACACAATTTTAAGATCAAAGGAGCATCAAGGTAAGCCATGGCTTGTTGGCAGTGGCAGGGTGCCCATGGTGAATCTCCAGGTAAGGGTAGGCCCTTTTCCTTGTTTATTTGAGGAATCTGCCTTGTAAATGGAGCCagaaggtaaattttaaaaactctactGTATCCCACCAAATGAGGTTTATCCAAGGGTGGGTCAAAGCAGGTGTAAATtagcaagggcttccctagtggctcagagagtaaagaatccacctgtaatgcagaagatctgggtttgctccctgggttgggaagatcccctggagaaagaaatggcaacccactccaggattcttgtctggagaaccccatggacagagaagccaggcagggacttggggtcgcagagacacgactgagcaacttaggaTGCATGCATGAAGACAACAATATGGTGAATCATGGACTGACCTGAGGTGCCAAAATGCCAGTTTTGGAGTCTCAGTTTCACTactcattagctgtgtgaccttcaggCAGGCTACTAACCTCTCTCAGatatctcatctgtaaaatgaagattttaatGGTGCCTACTGCAAAAGTTATATCTGGGGATTGAATGAGCTAAGATTTATAAAGTGCTTAGGATAGTACTGGCACTTAGTAAGTTCCATGTTTAAAAACACCAGAAACTTGGGAGAAAGTGTTCTTTAAGGTTTGTAGAGCAGTTTATACTGCTTATGTATTCAGGTATATTCTCATCATAATTAGGTTTGGAATCTGGATCATAAAGTACATCAAACCCAAGGAAGCCTTGGGATTAAGTCAACTTGGAAAAACTTCTGGTCTGACCAGAGGAGACCTTCAGCTACCTACAGTCTTGTCACTGCTCCAAAGTGCCCTAAAATAAATCCTGCTCTCCAAGGCCAATCTAAGGACAAACCAGCCGGGGAGGGAGCAAAGGGCAGGTACAGGGAAAAGGGAGCCAGTTCCTTTCCTAcatttttttctgggctctagTCATGATACCTGTGGAGCATTAACTCTGTCCCAGATAGTCATGATCTGATTCCAAAACTTTATAACTGGATTcccagaatacacagaaaatgacTACATGATAAGAGGCCAGGGAAACTGCCAGTTTATCAGATTTACCAACTGTAGACACATTTTGATCATTTGTTCTATGCAAGGCACTCTGCTAAATGCTTTGGTCCTCAACGAGAAAAAGGTAATATAAGCACAATTTATATCTactgttattaatatttacaCTGATCATCTCCCTCTCAACTTGGGTAAGTTTATAAGCCTCAATCAATATAAACACTTTCAAGACATCCTATTTTTTGATTAGAATAAATATTGACTCTGTGGACCTCAATCATCTCACGGGTAAGTAGGAGAAGCTAAACTGGAGAGCTAGTTTTTTACACTGGAGTTATATGGCTACATTGCTACCCCATTTTACATGGTGGATCTCTGTCCAGCCTCATCAAGGGTGATGTTTCTTTTCCTTGCTGCTGCTTCACTGTTTAACTCTGAATCTGATTTGTCCACGTTGCCAAAGTTCATTGCCATGGAACTTTCCACTCCCTCTGGAGCACCTCCGTTTGGCTGAAGAAGGACAGAATTTGGTTCTTTAGGACGTTTCCATTGTGGTCTGGTGACTATCCAAAAAATGAGAGCCCCAAACACCAGAATCAGAAGGCCAAGGGTGTTTGTGAAAATACCTTCTGGTGGCAATGAACTGTATGAAGGATTTTTCCTATAGAAAAAGAGAGAGTATGTCCAGTTACAAACAGGGTGATACAGCAACATGCTAAACAGTCTTGAATTATTTGCTCAAAGGGCACACTGGTACAGTGTGTGTAAATTCAACATAAATTCCCTTAAAGCTTGATATTAAGAAATTCATATAATTCACTCAGTGGATTAGtacaaaactgttaaaaatttCACAAAGTATGAAAATAATATAGCATCTAAAACATCTGTACCACTTAAAATCAAAAAAAGGATGatacaaaaatatgtatatcATAATTAGTTAACATAAAAACATGTATATCAAATTGTATATCATGTATATCATAAAACATGTATATCAATTGAAAGGGCATGTATAACTTCAAAGGTTGCTTTGTAAGAGTGGTACAATTTGTTGGACTGCTTGGTTTTTCTTTCAAGCATTATTAATGCTATATTACATgtataacacattttttaaaataaatatttaaattttttattttcaccatttaaaaaattttgtcacATTTATATTTGTCCAATGAGCAAGTATGTAATATTTTGTAGCTGAAGAATTGCATTTAGGAAAACTATGAAACTTACAGGGCAAAAATCAGTTTCTCAGTCAATCCCATAAGTACAGTTGCAATCACTGTTCCAAAGATGAAAAGTCCGGAATAGACGTGTATGGGCATGAGAAGTGCTCGGAGAGAAAGTGGAGCCCAAGGaagcagaaagacaaaaaaaccTAGGAGAAGCTAAACATAAAAAATTCAGAGGTTATCAATTAATTGTAAgttttaactgttttaaaattattgttagAGAAGCAATATGTGCACgagaaaacatttcatttagaACCAAGTTTCCCCATTCTAGTTCCACTCAAAACTGACACCTACTATGACTTTCTCAAGCATCTTTCCATAAAATTTCTATGACCAAacaagcatatgtgtgtgtgtgtttaaagagaAAGTGAGTTAgacatagaaaatgaacttatggttactaaaggttAAAGggtggggaggaataaattaagagGATGGGATTAAAACATACTCCCTACTATacataagatagataaccaaaaaggcctattgtatagcacagggaattatagtcaatatcctgtaataacctaaaatggaaagaatctaaaaaagagtgtgtgtgtgtgtgtgtgtggcgcgCGCACACggtctccccaggtggcgctagtggtaaaaaacccgcttgccaatacaggagatgtaagggatgtgggttcgatccctgagtcaggaagatcccctggagaagggcatggcaacccactccaagtattcttgcctggagaatcccatggacaaaggagcctggcaggctatagtccatagggtcgcggagagttggagacaactgaagtgacttagcacagcacagtacgtgtgtgtgtgtgtgtgtgtgtgtgtgtgtgtgtgtgtgtgtgtacacacacatatatatttacatataactgaatcatcttgctgtatacctgaaactaacacaacatgtaaatcaactatatttcaataaaaatttttttagagagagaaagagggagtttttaaaaatgtaagtggGGTTTTATTGTACATATTTGTTCTGCATATTGCTTTTTTCTCTTAACAGTATATCTTGGAGATCTTTTCATATCAACTCATGTTAATCtagtttattctttctaatggctaaTATTTTAAGACTAACAAATTATTCAGTTCCCTATTACTGGAcatttctatttccaggtttttgcaGCCATTAATAAGGCTACAATGGACATTCTGATACTTAATTGTTCTTATCAGTTTCCGTAAGATTGCCAAGTAGGAAGGGAAGTAAAAGACTTTTAAGTCACTAAATCTAAGTACAATAGTACACATTTTGTCAGTACAACCTAAAGAAAGCTATGTGGAAAAAACAtgacaatttttgtttttttttttatgaggaaGAAATGAATTCTGCAGAAAATTCTCTCCATCTCCTCAATAATTAAATCCTTACTGGGATACTTCTCTGCAGTGAAGACAGTAAGATTCTTACAGAAACCAAAGTCTGTTAATGCTTTCACATTTGTTTTGTTGTCCCACACTCCTGCCCATTAAGGAATCACTTCGCCTCCAGAAAATAAAGATGACTTAATGACCACTGAGTTTAGaggggtatttttttttcagctatctCTTTGGGATCTACCACCCTAACAAAACAACTATGAGAAGACACGAGAATGAGAAGAAACACTAGCATCACTGTTCATTTTTCCTGATTGAGATCAAAGGGGGATagagaagaatgaaaacagaAGGGGTTTGAAGCCCTAAAACACATTTAGAAATCAGCATAAAGGCAATAGTAATGAATGCAAAGTAACTGAAAATGCATTTTATAGGCTGGTTTgcatactttatttttcattaacgTCACAAATGCCTGAATATATTAGAAAGGGTTCAGAGAGTCCTCCTTGGTGGTTCAGAGTGTTCCTAATCCTCCTTCAGTGCTCTTTAGTGATTGATTCTTTTAGTATTAATATCAAAGGGCAAGCATCCTAATGTACAGGTTGCACTTTCTATACAAAAATGGGGCTTAGGTGAGTGACTGCCAAGGATTTAGGACAAATATATTTCTATGAGTAAGTCACACTATCTTTTCTGTGACTAAtccatggaaatatttttttttccatattcctATTCTCCTGCCTCTTCTGAAATTTCTAAGATtcttattgttttaaataattcttaatgttttctcttatttctttcagGATTTATCTTGTGTGTCTCTTATAATCCCATAAAGCTCAATGATCGAAGTAGATGGGACATCGG comes from the Bos taurus isolate L1 Dominette 01449 registration number 42190680 breed Hereford chromosome 2, ARS-UCD2.0, whole genome shotgun sequence genome and includes:
- the CYBRD1 gene encoding plasma membrane ascorbate-dependent reductase CYBRD1 isoform X2, which translates into the protein MAFSSAIIVYRLPWTWKCSKLLMKSIHAGLNTVAAILAIISLVAVFDFHNAKKIPNMYSLHSWVGLTAVILYILQLLLGFFVFLLPWAPLSLRALLMPIHVYSGLFIFGTVIATVLMGLTEKLIFALKNPSYSSLPPEGIFTNTLGLLILVFGALIFWIVTRPQWKRPKEPNSVLLQPNGGAPEGVESSMAMNFGNVDKSDSELNSEAAARKRNITLDEAGQRSTM
- the CYBRD1 gene encoding plasma membrane ascorbate-dependent reductase CYBRD1 isoform X1, which codes for MFPLWEVEEAAASVQLWRLPWCEIGIHPGVNTTGRLSRSLPIIVYRLPWTWKCSKLLMKSIHAGLNTVAAILAIISLVAVFDFHNAKKIPNMYSLHSWVGLTAVILYILQLLLGFFVFLLPWAPLSLRALLMPIHVYSGLFIFGTVIATVLMGLTEKLIFALKNPSYSSLPPEGIFTNTLGLLILVFGALIFWIVTRPQWKRPKEPNSVLLQPNGGAPEGVESSMAMNFGNVDKSDSELNSEAAARKRNITLDEAGQRSTM
- the CYBRD1 gene encoding cytochrome b reductase 1, with translation MAMEGYRGFLALLVSALLVGFLSVIFTLIWVLHHREGLGWDGTALEFNWHPVLVVTGFVFILGIAIIVYRLPWTWKCSKLLMKSIHAGLNTVAAILAIISLVAVFDFHNAKKIPNMYSLHSWVGLTAVILYILQLLLGFFVFLLPWAPLSLRALLMPIHVYSGLFIFGTVIATVLMGLTEKLIFALKNPSYSSLPPEGIFTNTLGLLILVFGALIFWIVTRPQWKRPKEPNSVLLQPNGGAPEGVESSMAMNFGNVDKSDSELNSEAAARKRNITLDEAGQRSTM